Proteins encoded by one window of Mycolicibacterium sp. ND9-15:
- a CDS encoding cyclopropane mycolic acid synthase family methyltransferase codes for MPDKSTDIAQDLTPHFEDVQSHYDLSDDFYRLFLDPTQTYSCAYFERDDMTLEEAQIAKIDLSLGKLGLQPGMTLLDIGCGWGATIKRALERYDVNVVGLTLSKNQQAHVQKVLDGLDSPRSKRVLLQGWEQFHEPVDRIVSIGAFEHFGRDRYDQFFKMAYDALPADGVMLLHTIVKPDDEEFAARGLPITMTKLRFFKFIMDEIFPGGDLPQPIAVKTHSTKAGFKVDRIQPLRLHYARTLDIWAAALQARKDEAIRLQSQEVYDRYMKYLTGCADLFREGYTDICQFTLTKG; via the coding sequence GTGCCAGACAAATCGACCGACATCGCCCAGGACCTGACGCCGCATTTCGAGGACGTGCAGTCACACTACGACTTGTCCGACGACTTCTACCGGCTCTTCCTCGACCCTACGCAGACCTACAGTTGCGCCTACTTCGAGCGCGACGACATGACGCTCGAGGAAGCGCAGATCGCCAAGATCGATCTCTCGCTCGGCAAACTCGGGCTGCAGCCGGGGATGACGCTGCTCGACATCGGCTGCGGCTGGGGCGCGACGATCAAGCGGGCGCTGGAGCGCTACGACGTCAACGTCGTGGGCCTGACGCTGAGCAAGAACCAGCAGGCCCATGTGCAGAAGGTGCTCGACGGACTGGACAGCCCGCGCAGCAAGCGGGTGCTGTTGCAGGGCTGGGAGCAGTTCCACGAGCCCGTCGACCGCATCGTGTCGATCGGTGCGTTCGAGCACTTCGGCCGCGACCGCTACGACCAGTTCTTCAAGATGGCTTATGACGCGTTGCCGGCCGACGGCGTGATGCTCCTGCACACCATCGTCAAGCCCGACGACGAGGAATTCGCGGCCCGCGGCCTTCCCATCACCATGACGAAGCTGCGGTTCTTCAAGTTCATCATGGACGAGATCTTCCCCGGCGGAGATCTGCCCCAACCCATTGCAGTGAAGACACACTCGACCAAAGCCGGGTTCAAGGTGGATCGGATCCAGCCGCTGCGGTTGCACTATGCGCGCACCCTGGACATCTGGGCGGCTGCTCTCCAAGCCCGCAAAGACGAGGCCATCAGGCTTCAGTCGCAGGAGGTCTACGACCGTTACATGAAGTATCTGACCGGTTGCGCCGACCTGTTCCGCGAGGGTTACACCGATATCTGCCAGTTCACCCTGACGAAGGGCTGA
- a CDS encoding SRPBCC family protein, with protein sequence MDGAVTVSMAAPADRIWELIADVRNTGRFSPEVLEAEWLGGATGPALGARFRGHVKRNEIGPMYWTTCEVTACEPGREFGFAVLVGDKPVNNWHYRLTPAGDGTDVTESFRLNDSVLMKLFSVFGGQLRRRRNIRDMRKTLVRIKAVVESPDGG encoded by the coding sequence GTGGACGGAGCGGTGACGGTGTCGATGGCGGCGCCGGCGGATCGGATCTGGGAGTTGATCGCCGACGTGCGAAACACCGGCAGGTTCTCTCCCGAGGTGCTGGAGGCCGAGTGGCTCGGTGGCGCCACCGGACCGGCGCTGGGTGCTCGATTCCGCGGGCACGTGAAGCGCAACGAGATCGGGCCGATGTACTGGACGACGTGCGAGGTGACCGCCTGCGAGCCCGGCCGGGAGTTCGGGTTCGCAGTGCTGGTCGGCGACAAACCGGTGAACAACTGGCATTACCGGCTCACGCCTGCCGGGGACGGAACCGATGTGACCGAGTCGTTCCGGCTGAACGACTCGGTCTTGATGAAGCTGTTCTCGGTGTTCGGCGGCCAGTTGCGGCGCCGGCGCAACATCCGCGACATGCGCAAGACGCTCGTACGCATCAAGGCGGTGGTCGAGTCACCCGACGGCGGGTGA
- a CDS encoding nuclear transport factor 2 family protein gives MGEWSRAEIDEAFRAYQDVVAGIAETWNWSSYADQFTEDATYVEHALGNMSGRETIRDWIVSTMNTFPGSEMPFYPVEWYSIDVDKGWVISRNVNTMKDPGDGSVYGTPVITVLRYAGGGKWSYEEDAYNPMNFLVMVQAYIQRCHELGTVSDDARAFAKNMNWQLS, from the coding sequence ATGGGTGAGTGGTCGCGCGCGGAGATCGACGAGGCCTTCCGCGCTTACCAGGACGTGGTGGCCGGCATCGCCGAGACGTGGAACTGGTCGAGCTATGCCGATCAGTTCACCGAGGATGCGACCTACGTCGAACACGCGCTCGGCAACATGTCCGGCCGCGAGACCATTCGCGACTGGATCGTTTCGACGATGAACACGTTCCCCGGCAGCGAGATGCCCTTTTACCCCGTCGAGTGGTATTCGATCGACGTCGACAAAGGCTGGGTGATCAGCCGCAATGTCAACACGATGAAGGACCCCGGGGACGGCAGTGTGTACGGCACGCCGGTCATCACCGTGCTCAGGTACGCCGGTGGCGGCAAGTGGAGCTATGAGGAAGACGCCTATAACCCGATGAACTTTCTGGTGATGGTCCAGGCCTACATCCAGCGCTGCCACGAACTCGGCACCGTCTCCGACGACGCCCGGGCGTTTGCCAAGAACATGAACTGGCAGTTGTCGTAA
- a CDS encoding cytochrome P450 — MVRVNGTPPPEVPLSEIDLGSWKFWVQPDDFRDGAFATLRREAPVSFHLPLETPGVQDGRGHWAITKFDDVWYASRHPHIFSSSPSIVINDGNPEVSEYFGSMIVMDDPRHLRLRNIVSRAFTPRVVARTEASVRDRARRLVEAMIAKHPDGHGEVVAELAGPLPLQVICDMMGIPEEDHHQIFHWTNVILGFGDKDIAQDYEEFVKVAMDIGAYATAHAEDRRAHPQEDLTTALVEAEVDGERLTSAEIASFFILLVVAGNETTRNAISHGVLALTRFPDERARWWADYEALAPTAVEEIVRWASPVIYMRRTLTEDCELSGVKMAAGDKATLWYCSANRDEDKFADPWTFDVGRSPNPHAGFGGGGAHFCLGANLARREISVVFEELHRQIPDIAATEEPARLLSPFIHGIKRLPVSWTPPR; from the coding sequence ATGGTCCGGGTCAACGGGACTCCTCCGCCCGAGGTGCCGTTGTCCGAGATCGACCTGGGCTCCTGGAAGTTCTGGGTACAACCCGACGATTTCCGCGACGGCGCCTTCGCCACGCTGCGCCGCGAAGCTCCGGTCTCGTTCCATCTCCCGCTGGAGACGCCCGGTGTCCAGGACGGTCGCGGCCACTGGGCGATCACCAAGTTCGACGACGTCTGGTACGCCAGCAGGCATCCGCACATCTTCAGCTCCAGCCCGAGCATCGTCATCAACGACGGGAACCCGGAAGTCTCGGAGTATTTCGGGTCGATGATCGTGATGGACGATCCGCGGCATCTGCGGCTGCGCAACATCGTCAGCCGGGCGTTCACCCCTAGGGTCGTCGCGCGTACCGAGGCGTCGGTTCGGGACCGGGCCCGCCGGCTCGTCGAAGCGATGATCGCAAAGCATCCCGACGGCCACGGTGAAGTCGTCGCCGAGTTGGCTGGGCCCCTGCCGCTGCAGGTGATCTGCGACATGATGGGCATCCCTGAGGAAGACCACCATCAGATCTTCCACTGGACCAACGTGATCCTCGGCTTCGGGGACAAGGACATCGCCCAGGACTACGAGGAGTTCGTCAAGGTCGCGATGGACATCGGCGCCTACGCGACCGCGCACGCCGAGGACCGTCGCGCCCATCCGCAGGAGGATCTGACGACGGCACTGGTGGAGGCGGAGGTCGACGGAGAGCGGTTGACGTCGGCCGAGATCGCGTCGTTCTTCATCCTGCTGGTCGTCGCCGGCAATGAGACCACCCGTAACGCGATCAGCCACGGCGTGCTCGCGCTCACCCGATTCCCCGACGAGCGGGCCCGGTGGTGGGCCGACTACGAGGCGCTCGCCCCCACCGCGGTCGAGGAGATCGTCCGCTGGGCCTCGCCGGTGATCTATATGCGGCGCACGCTCACCGAGGATTGCGAACTCAGCGGGGTCAAGATGGCCGCGGGCGACAAGGCCACGCTGTGGTACTGCTCGGCGAACCGGGACGAGGACAAGTTCGCCGACCCGTGGACGTTCGACGTCGGACGCAGCCCCAACCCGCACGCCGGGTTCGGCGGCGGCGGTGCGCACTTCTGCCTGGGCGCGAACCTGGCCCGACGCGAGATCAGCGTCGTCTTCGAGGAGCTTCACCGGCAGATACCCGATATCGCGGCGACCGAGGAACCGGCCCGGTTGCTGTCGCCGTTCATCCACGGAATCAAGCGCTTACCGGTGTCCTGGACACCGCCGCGCTGA
- a CDS encoding Rv2629 family ribosome hibernation factor, translated as MQPEHFRTLLTANGPYASVYFDDSHNTADAAAQMELRWRALREQLEQQGADPAVTDSIEQAVADATPPVGPSGRAVVASPEGVLVNEHLIRPIGPVVRVSTLPYIVPVVEHGLDRPAYAVVVVDHEGGDITLHRDGTAVSDTVDGDAYPVHKASGAETPGYGDPQRTAEEARQQNIRAVANRLTTLVDDVGPEIVFVVGEVQSRADLAAQLPERVGSLVVDVNVGARHSGFDDAALQFEIDQEFQRRRLAEIDDAAQRFTAELARGEGMATEGLGGVTAALRAGAVATLIIGDVGDATVVAGDELATIAPNADVLSELGAAPSQTLRADEALPMAAIATGAALIRTDERIDPADGVAAILRYALPR; from the coding sequence ATGCAACCCGAACACTTTCGCACGCTGCTGACGGCGAACGGCCCCTACGCGTCGGTGTACTTCGACGATTCGCACAACACAGCCGATGCCGCTGCGCAGATGGAACTCAGATGGCGCGCGCTGCGCGAGCAACTCGAGCAGCAGGGCGCCGACCCCGCGGTGACGGACAGCATCGAGCAGGCCGTCGCCGACGCAACGCCCCCGGTCGGCCCCAGCGGCCGCGCCGTAGTGGCGAGCCCCGAAGGCGTTCTCGTCAACGAACATCTCATCCGGCCGATCGGGCCCGTCGTGCGGGTTTCGACGCTGCCCTACATCGTCCCGGTCGTCGAGCACGGCCTCGACCGGCCGGCGTACGCGGTCGTGGTCGTCGATCACGAGGGCGGCGACATCACGCTGCACCGCGACGGCACCGCGGTGTCGGACACCGTCGACGGTGATGCGTACCCCGTGCACAAGGCGTCGGGCGCGGAGACGCCGGGCTACGGCGATCCGCAGCGCACCGCCGAGGAAGCGCGCCAGCAGAACATCCGTGCGGTCGCGAACCGGCTGACCACCTTGGTCGACGATGTCGGTCCCGAAATCGTGTTCGTCGTGGGCGAAGTCCAGTCGCGCGCCGACCTCGCCGCTCAACTGCCCGAGCGGGTCGGCTCTCTGGTGGTCGACGTGAATGTGGGCGCGCGGCACAGTGGTTTCGACGACGCAGCCCTGCAGTTTGAGATCGACCAGGAGTTTCAGCGCCGCCGCCTGGCCGAAATCGACGACGCCGCACAACGATTCACCGCCGAACTCGCCCGCGGAGAGGGCATGGCGACCGAAGGTCTGGGCGGGGTGACCGCAGCACTGCGGGCGGGCGCGGTCGCGACGTTGATCATCGGCGACGTCGGTGATGCGACGGTCGTGGCCGGCGACGAGCTGGCGACGATCGCGCCGAACGCCGACGTTCTGTCCGAACTCGGCGCCGCTCCCAGTCAGACCCTGCGGGCCGATGAGGCGTTGCCGATGGCGGCGATCGCCACCGGCGCCGCGTTGATCCGCACCGACGAGCGCATCGATCCGGCCGACGGCGTCGCGGCGATCCTGCGGTACGCACTGCCTCGCTGA
- a CDS encoding HAD family hydrolase — protein sequence MGRAKTTSAVLFDIDGTLVDSNYLHVHAWYRAFEEAGHPVEAWRIHRSIGMDGTTLVKTLATDADTDARERAKDLHSRYYKELAPHLRCLPGARQLLEAVHKLDVRVVLATSAPDEELATLRKVLDSDHMVSAVTSSADVDTAKPQPDIIEVALERAGVTASHAVFVGDAVWDVEACKRAHVDSIGVLTGGVSRGELEKAGAHQVFENPLELCQHLDDTPIAALANIVGAR from the coding sequence ATCGGCCGAGCCAAGACCACGTCGGCGGTGCTGTTCGACATCGACGGCACGCTGGTCGACTCGAACTACCTGCACGTGCACGCGTGGTATCGCGCGTTCGAAGAGGCAGGCCATCCCGTCGAAGCCTGGCGCATCCACCGCTCGATCGGGATGGACGGCACGACGCTGGTCAAGACGCTGGCCACGGACGCCGACACGGATGCGCGCGAACGGGCCAAGGATCTGCATTCGCGCTACTACAAGGAACTGGCACCACATCTGAGATGTTTGCCGGGCGCACGCCAACTGCTCGAAGCCGTGCACAAACTCGACGTGCGAGTCGTGCTGGCGACCTCGGCGCCGGATGAGGAACTGGCGACGCTGCGCAAGGTGCTCGACAGCGACCACATGGTGTCCGCGGTGACGTCGTCGGCGGACGTCGACACGGCCAAGCCCCAACCCGACATCATCGAGGTCGCGCTCGAGCGCGCCGGGGTGACGGCGTCGCATGCCGTCTTCGTCGGTGACGCTGTGTGGGATGTGGAGGCCTGTAAGCGCGCACACGTCGACAGCATCGGTGTGCTCACCGGGGGAGTGTCTCGGGGAGAACTCGAAAAGGCCGGGGCGCATCAGGTTTTCGAGAATCCGCTCGAACTCTGCCAGCACCTCGATGACACCCCGATCGCGGCGCTGGCCAACATCGTCGGCGCTCGTTGA
- a CDS encoding glycosyltransferase — translation MRVVQTANFYGPRSGGLRTAADRLGAECCARGHDVYLVVPGARFEWQRLPSSVTRISLLAQRIPFTGGYRAVMPRPVTALEQLTPDAIEVSDRLTLRSLAAWERSHGASTVMISHETFGLSALESLACGTPAVVSRTSALTEVLDAGSGAVADKDPATIARAVTSVISRPESVRRRDARRRVEEFTWPRAASGMLRALAMR, via the coding sequence ATGCGGGTTGTACAGACAGCCAACTTCTACGGCCCGCGCTCGGGCGGGCTGCGCACAGCGGCCGATCGCCTCGGCGCGGAGTGCTGTGCGCGCGGCCACGACGTCTACCTCGTCGTGCCGGGCGCGCGGTTCGAGTGGCAGAGGCTGCCATCGAGCGTCACGCGAATTTCGCTGCTCGCCCAACGGATTCCATTCACCGGCGGCTACCGCGCGGTGATGCCTCGCCCGGTCACCGCATTGGAGCAGCTCACACCCGACGCCATCGAAGTGTCCGACCGACTCACGTTGCGCTCCTTGGCCGCATGGGAACGAAGCCATGGGGCGTCCACTGTGATGATCTCGCATGAGACGTTCGGGCTGTCCGCGCTGGAGTCGCTGGCATGCGGAACACCGGCGGTGGTGTCACGGACCTCCGCGCTCACCGAGGTGCTCGACGCCGGAAGTGGTGCGGTCGCCGATAAGGACCCGGCCACGATCGCTCGCGCGGTCACCTCGGTCATCAGCCGGCCAGAGTCCGTGCGTCGCAGGGACGCACGCCGACGGGTCGAGGAGTTCACCTGGCCCAGAGCGGCTTCCGGCATGCTGCGGGCGTTGGCCATGCGCTGA
- a CDS encoding dienelactone hydrolase family protein: MTPLQRYIAEEIATDHVDGLLTRREALRRLALLGVGTAGATALFAACSQNREPTPESRTTSSRPVTTSVPPPGGENALPATPITWAGPRGELQGAWAEAPNARGGVLVIHENKGLNEHIRSVAGRFAGIGYSALAIDLLSAQGGTAAFGDPAEATAALGKIPPEEAVADLRSGVDELQRRVPGKKVAAVGFCMGGGYVWRLLAAGEPRLSAAVPFYGPTPDDPDFAGSEDVAVLGIYAEQDQRVNATEAVATSALEKAGLVHELVTEPDANHAFFNDTGERYNAAAAADAWRRVQDWFHRYVD, translated from the coding sequence GTGACCCCGTTGCAGCGTTACATCGCCGAAGAGATCGCCACCGATCACGTCGACGGGCTGCTGACCAGGCGCGAGGCGCTGCGCCGGCTCGCGCTACTCGGCGTCGGCACCGCCGGGGCCACGGCGTTGTTCGCCGCGTGCAGCCAGAACCGCGAGCCGACGCCGGAGTCACGGACCACTTCGAGCAGGCCCGTGACCACCAGCGTTCCGCCACCGGGAGGCGAGAACGCGCTACCCGCCACACCGATCACCTGGGCGGGACCCCGCGGTGAGCTTCAGGGCGCCTGGGCCGAAGCGCCGAACGCCCGCGGCGGCGTCCTGGTCATCCACGAGAACAAGGGACTGAACGAGCACATCCGCTCGGTGGCGGGCCGGTTCGCAGGGATCGGTTACTCCGCGTTGGCGATCGACCTGCTGTCGGCGCAGGGCGGCACGGCGGCGTTCGGCGACCCCGCCGAAGCGACGGCGGCGCTGGGCAAGATCCCGCCGGAGGAAGCGGTGGCGGATCTGAGATCGGGCGTCGACGAATTGCAGCGGCGCGTGCCCGGCAAGAAGGTCGCCGCGGTGGGGTTCTGCATGGGTGGTGGGTATGTCTGGCGTCTGTTGGCCGCCGGTGAACCGCGGCTGTCGGCCGCTGTCCCGTTCTACGGGCCGACACCCGATGATCCCGACTTTGCAGGATCTGAAGACGTTGCGGTGCTGGGTATCTACGCCGAGCAGGATCAGCGGGTGAACGCCACCGAAGCCGTCGCGACGTCGGCGCTCGAGAAGGCCGGCCTGGTTCATGAGCTGGTCACCGAACCCGATGCCAACCACGCGTTCTTCAATGACACCGGCGAGCGCTACAACGCGGCCGCCGCGGCCGACGCGTGGCGCCGCGTCCAGGACTGGTTCCACCGCTACGTCGACTGA
- a CDS encoding N-acyl-D-amino-acid deacylase family protein translates to MGVVNYDTIIRNGRWFDGTGGPSAVRNLGIRDGRVVAVSADDLDATACPQVIDATGKWVVPGMLDIHTHYDVEVLNGPALAESLRHGVTTVMLGSCSLSTVHIGASEAGDIFGRVEAIPREHVIAAVQQHKTWANCEEYIEALESRPLGPNVAAFIGHSDMRAAVMGLDRATRNDQRPTMTEQAQMERWLSEALKAGFVGMSSQQLLFDKLDGDVCRSRTLPSTYAKPRELRRLKSLLRRAGRVLQSGPDIQNPLNLGSQLAQSLGIIRNPLKTSLLSAADVKSNPYTIHALGPAARLVNKLGGNFRWQHLPVPFEVYADGIDLVVFEEFGAGAAALHLRDEVERNELMRDAGYRRRFRKEYESKLGIRVWQRDFFDAEIVACPDPSVVGKSFGQVGRDRGGMHPVDAFLDLVLEHGTQLRWRTTISNHRPEVLKKLAPDSGIQMGFSDAGAHLRNMAFYNMGLRFLRHVHSAAQAGKPFMTVEHAVHRLTGELADWYRLDAGHLRLGDRADVVIVDPAALDDSLDRYAEEGVDQYGGLSRMVNRNDDTVSAVFVGGRAVFLDGKPTDLVGERRTGRFLRAAHKAPALAQQKGELAGVG, encoded by the coding sequence ATGGGCGTGGTGAATTACGACACGATCATCCGCAACGGCCGTTGGTTCGACGGCACCGGCGGCCCGTCGGCGGTCCGCAACCTCGGTATCCGCGACGGCCGCGTCGTCGCCGTCAGTGCGGATGACCTTGACGCCACGGCCTGCCCACAGGTGATCGACGCAACCGGCAAGTGGGTCGTGCCGGGCATGCTCGACATCCACACCCACTACGACGTAGAGGTGCTCAACGGCCCCGCCCTCGCGGAGTCGTTGCGGCACGGCGTCACCACCGTAATGCTGGGGTCCTGTTCGCTGTCGACGGTGCACATCGGCGCCAGCGAGGCCGGCGACATCTTCGGCCGGGTGGAAGCCATCCCCCGTGAACACGTGATCGCCGCGGTCCAACAGCACAAGACCTGGGCGAACTGCGAGGAGTACATCGAGGCACTCGAGTCGCGGCCGCTGGGCCCCAACGTGGCGGCGTTCATCGGACACTCCGACATGCGCGCGGCGGTGATGGGACTTGATCGCGCCACGCGCAACGACCAGCGACCCACCATGACCGAGCAAGCCCAGATGGAGCGCTGGCTGTCTGAGGCGCTCAAGGCGGGATTCGTCGGAATGTCCTCGCAGCAACTGCTTTTCGACAAGCTCGACGGCGACGTGTGTCGTTCGAGGACGCTGCCGTCGACCTACGCCAAACCGCGAGAACTGCGCCGGCTGAAGTCGCTGTTGCGCCGCGCCGGCCGGGTGCTGCAGTCGGGCCCCGATATCCAGAACCCGCTCAATCTCGGCTCGCAGCTGGCGCAGTCGCTGGGCATCATCCGCAACCCGCTCAAGACCAGCCTGCTGTCGGCGGCGGACGTGAAATCCAACCCGTACACCATCCATGCGCTGGGCCCGGCGGCGCGGTTGGTGAACAAGCTCGGTGGGAACTTTCGTTGGCAGCACCTACCGGTTCCGTTCGAGGTCTACGCCGACGGCATCGACCTGGTCGTCTTCGAGGAGTTCGGCGCCGGGGCTGCGGCGCTGCACCTGCGTGACGAGGTCGAGCGCAACGAGTTGATGCGCGACGCGGGATATCGCCGCCGATTCCGCAAAGAGTACGAGAGCAAGCTCGGTATCCGGGTGTGGCAACGCGACTTCTTCGACGCCGAGATCGTCGCTTGCCCAGATCCCTCGGTCGTCGGCAAGTCCTTCGGTCAGGTCGGCCGGGATCGCGGTGGCATGCATCCGGTCGATGCGTTCCTGGATCTGGTGCTCGAGCACGGCACGCAGCTGCGCTGGCGCACCACGATCTCCAATCATCGCCCCGAGGTGCTCAAGAAGCTCGCGCCCGACTCCGGTATCCAGATGGGGTTCTCCGACGCCGGTGCGCATCTGCGCAACATGGCGTTCTACAACATGGGGTTGCGTTTCCTGCGCCACGTACACAGCGCAGCACAGGCTGGAAAACCGTTCATGACGGTCGAACATGCGGTGCACCGGCTCACCGGGGAACTGGCTGACTGGTACCGCCTGGATGCCGGCCACCTGCGTCTCGGTGACCGGGCCGACGTCGTGATCGTCGACCCCGCCGCCCTCGACGACTCGCTGGATCGTTATGCCGAAGAGGGGGTCGACCAGTACGGCGGGCTGTCCCGCATGGTCAACCGCAACGACGACACGGTGTCGGCCGTGTTCGTCGGCGGCCGTGCGGTTTTCCTAGACGGCAAGCCGACCGATCTGGTCGGTGAGCGGCGCACCGGGCGGTTCCTGCGCGCCGCGCACAAGGCGCCTGCGCTCGCACAACAGAAAGGTGAATTGGCCGGTGTCGGTTGA
- a CDS encoding nuclear transport factor 2 family protein encodes MSVEDTVLGMWKALSARDWEAVKTFLADDCIYLDMPVGPAAAARGPEDIVKRLKIGLEPLASYQNFTGLMVDNGTDVMYEHHEEWHWPTGESAVLQFVTVHRVEDGKITLWKDYWDMGALANHAPPTWLEDFANADMSWVFDATGVV; translated from the coding sequence GTGTCGGTTGAGGATACGGTGCTGGGGATGTGGAAAGCGCTGTCGGCGCGCGACTGGGAGGCGGTGAAAACCTTCCTGGCCGACGACTGCATCTATCTCGACATGCCGGTAGGGCCGGCGGCCGCCGCGCGCGGTCCGGAGGACATCGTCAAACGACTCAAGATCGGCCTGGAGCCGCTGGCCTCGTACCAGAACTTCACCGGCCTGATGGTCGACAACGGCACGGACGTGATGTACGAACACCATGAGGAATGGCATTGGCCCACAGGCGAATCCGCTGTTCTGCAGTTCGTCACCGTGCATCGTGTCGAAGACGGCAAGATCACGTTGTGGAAGGACTACTGGGACATGGGGGCGCTGGCCAATCACGCGCCGCCCACGTGGCTGGAGGACTTCGCCAATGCCGACATGTCCTGGGTGTTCGACGCGACCGGAGTCGTCTGA
- a CDS encoding universal stress protein, whose amino-acid sequence MTSATILVLAVTWVGVGLASGLWMARRGFDPLWILAAMPLGLLFVPIAAERVQRRPALAAVGAEGAPPRRSPETTGPRILIGIDGSTESERALSETMRLFGPRFGVLVLAEVVHFEATEDVSRAVIDAAVARLAALVARLDGSAAVHTEVLAGPPGATLRRFAEQQDMDLVVVGRRGRGLSAYLLGSVSAELIEHSPVPVLVVGRLDETGTTSPRRAANRATTTANGTV is encoded by the coding sequence GTGACTTCGGCGACGATCCTCGTTCTGGCTGTCACGTGGGTCGGGGTGGGTCTCGCCTCCGGTCTGTGGATGGCCCGACGAGGATTCGATCCACTGTGGATCCTGGCCGCGATGCCGCTCGGACTGCTTTTCGTGCCGATCGCGGCGGAACGCGTGCAGCGACGCCCCGCTCTGGCCGCCGTCGGCGCGGAGGGGGCGCCACCGCGCCGCTCCCCCGAAACCACCGGTCCGCGCATATTGATAGGGATCGACGGTTCAACCGAGTCCGAGCGAGCATTATCGGAAACCATGCGCTTGTTCGGGCCGAGATTCGGCGTACTCGTGCTGGCAGAGGTCGTCCACTTCGAGGCGACCGAAGACGTCTCCCGCGCAGTCATCGATGCCGCCGTTGCGCGGTTGGCCGCGCTGGTGGCTCGCCTCGACGGTTCTGCGGCGGTGCACACCGAGGTGCTGGCCGGTCCGCCCGGCGCCACGCTGCGCCGGTTCGCTGAACAGCAGGACATGGACCTGGTGGTCGTCGGCCGGCGCGGGCGCGGCCTGTCGGCGTATCTCCTGGGCAGCGTGTCGGCGGAGTTGATCGAGCATTCCCCGGTTCCGGTGCTCGTCGTCGGACGGCTCGACGAAACCGGCACCACATCACCGCGCAGGGCGGCGAACAGAGCGACAACCACAGCCAACGGAACCGTCTGA
- a CDS encoding amidohydrolase family protein has translation MTSALGEHIESVPMVDHHVHGCWLHAPDRISFENGLNEANTEPLADFDSAFDTQLGFAVRAHCAPLLGMQRHVDADTYWARRCEWAEADLARRFLTTANVSDWFVDTGFATGAADLGELSALAVGTVHEIVRLESVAESAIALPGDYASAFETLLRERAAGAVATKSILAYRGGFAGDLSEPSATEVAEAAARWRDSGQDRLSDRVLLRFGLHQALRLGKPLQFHVGFGDRDCDLRTTNPLYLLDFLRRSGDTPIMLLHCYPYEREAGYLAQAFNNVYLDGGLAINYLGARASAFIARLLEMAPFRKILYSSDGFGPAELHFLGARLWRRGMLRVLEGFVDSGDWSERDAIRVVDLIAHGTARRVYRLA, from the coding sequence ATGACTTCGGCGCTCGGTGAACACATCGAATCCGTGCCGATGGTCGACCACCACGTGCACGGCTGCTGGTTGCACGCCCCCGATCGCATTTCCTTCGAGAACGGGCTGAACGAAGCGAATACCGAGCCGCTCGCCGACTTCGATTCGGCGTTCGACACCCAGTTGGGCTTCGCCGTGCGGGCGCACTGTGCGCCGCTTCTCGGTATGCAGCGGCACGTCGATGCCGACACTTATTGGGCACGGCGCTGCGAGTGGGCCGAGGCCGACCTGGCGCGGCGCTTTCTGACGACGGCCAACGTCTCCGACTGGTTCGTCGACACCGGATTCGCCACTGGCGCGGCTGATCTCGGCGAGCTGTCGGCGTTGGCGGTCGGCACGGTCCATGAGATCGTCCGACTGGAGTCGGTGGCCGAAAGCGCGATCGCGCTGCCGGGGGACTATGCGTCCGCTTTCGAGACCCTGCTGCGGGAGCGCGCGGCTGGTGCGGTGGCTACCAAGTCGATCCTGGCCTATCGTGGCGGGTTCGCCGGTGACCTCTCGGAACCCTCTGCGACCGAGGTGGCTGAGGCGGCCGCACGCTGGCGCGACAGCGGGCAAGACCGCCTGAGCGACCGAGTGCTGTTGCGGTTCGGTCTTCACCAAGCACTGCGACTCGGCAAGCCGCTGCAGTTCCACGTCGGCTTCGGTGACCGGGACTGCGACCTGCGCACCACCAATCCGCTGTACCTGCTGGATTTCCTGCGCCGCAGCGGGGACACGCCGATCATGCTCTTGCACTGTTACCCGTACGAACGTGAAGCCGGTTATCTGGCACAGGCATTCAACAACGTCTACCTCGACGGTGGGCTCGCGATCAACTACCTCGGCGCCCGCGCCTCTGCGTTTATAGCGCGGCTGCTGGAGATGGCTCCCTTCCGTAAGATCCTCTATTCGTCGGACGGTTTCGGGCCGGCCGAACTACACTTCCTCGGGGCGCGCCTGTGGCGCCGCGGAATGCTAAGGGTGCTGGAGGGATTCGTCGACTCCGGCGATTGGAGCGAGCGAGACGCGATCCGAGTCGTCGATCTCATCGCGCACGGCACTGCCCGGCGCGTATACCGTCTGGCTTGA